The following coding sequences are from one Clostridioides difficile ATCC 9689 = DSM 1296 window:
- a CDS encoding elongation factor G, producing the protein MKVYDSKMLRNVAVLGHSGCGKTNLIETIAYTANTNKIPKLTDKVNMTYSMGLIPIEYNDYKFNLLDTPGYFDFSGDVVSSLRASDAAIIVIDATAPIQVGTEKSLELTESIPKIMFINKIDNEKARYKDAIAMLREKYNNKIVPMISPIYKDKNFVKLHNVFENIDDLEGEFKEQAMSVKEALMELIAETDDQILDKYFNGEELTTEEIQKGIIIGIQRGDIIPVICGSTINNIGTKEILDTISSYLEPIFTEESKPFRGLVFKTMVDPFVGKMSYIKITEGALSKDKDVFNINKNVKEKIANIYTLRNSELVEIEKAKAGDIVVITKVNSLKTGDTISADKDAEALEKIDFPKPQIYYAVTPKNKGDEEKVASVLNKLVEEDPTLHWYRNTETKQALLGGQGELHIKTIKNKMKDKFGVDVELNDLKVPYRETIKGTADVQGKHKKQSGGHGQYGDVKIRFERCESDFEFTEEIFGGSVPKQYIPAVEKGLKDSMQKGILAGYPVTNIKATLYDGSYHDVDSSEMAFKMAASAAFKKGMEEAHPILLEPIMKLKITVPEEYMGDVMGDINKRRGKIFGMEPDDKGKQIIFAEAPQAETFKYAIDLRAMTQGRGYFEMELERYGEVPSQFAEKIIGLATAK; encoded by the coding sequence ATGAAGGTTTATGATAGTAAAATGTTGAGAAATGTAGCGGTATTAGGACATAGCGGATGTGGAAAAACAAATCTAATCGAAACTATAGCTTACACAGCAAACACTAATAAGATACCTAAATTAACAGACAAGGTAAATATGACTTATAGCATGGGATTAATACCTATAGAGTATAATGATTATAAGTTTAACTTATTGGATACCCCAGGATATTTTGACTTTAGCGGAGACGTTGTGTCATCTCTTAGAGCAAGTGATGCAGCAATAATAGTAATAGATGCAACAGCGCCTATTCAAGTTGGTACAGAGAAATCATTAGAACTAACTGAGAGTATTCCTAAGATAATGTTTATAAATAAAATAGATAATGAAAAGGCAAGATACAAAGATGCAATAGCAATGTTAAGAGAAAAATACAATAATAAGATAGTTCCTATGATAAGTCCTATATACAAAGATAAAAACTTTGTAAAGTTACATAATGTTTTTGAAAACATAGATGATTTAGAAGGTGAATTTAAGGAACAAGCTATGAGTGTTAAAGAAGCATTAATGGAACTTATAGCAGAAACTGATGACCAAATATTAGATAAATATTTTAATGGAGAAGAACTAACTACAGAAGAGATACAAAAAGGTATTATTATAGGTATACAAAGAGGTGATATTATACCTGTAATATGTGGTTCAACTATAAATAATATAGGCACAAAGGAAATATTAGATACAATATCAAGTTATTTAGAACCTATCTTTACAGAGGAAAGCAAACCATTTAGGGGATTAGTATTTAAAACTATGGTTGACCCATTTGTTGGAAAGATGTCATATATAAAAATTACTGAGGGTGCACTTTCTAAGGATAAAGATGTTTTTAATATAAATAAAAATGTAAAAGAAAAAATAGCTAATATATATACATTGAGAAATAGTGAATTAGTAGAAATAGAAAAAGCTAAAGCTGGTGATATAGTAGTTATAACTAAAGTTAATTCTCTAAAAACAGGAGACACTATATCTGCAGATAAAGATGCAGAAGCTTTAGAAAAGATAGATTTTCCTAAACCACAAATATATTATGCAGTAACTCCTAAGAATAAAGGTGATGAAGAAAAAGTAGCATCTGTATTAAATAAACTAGTAGAAGAGGACCCTACATTACATTGGTATAGAAATACAGAGACAAAACAAGCACTTTTAGGAGGTCAAGGAGAACTTCATATAAAAACAATTAAAAATAAAATGAAAGATAAGTTTGGTGTTGATGTTGAATTGAATGACCTTAAAGTTCCTTATAGAGAAACTATAAAAGGAACAGCTGATGTACAAGGAAAACATAAAAAGCAATCAGGTGGTCATGGTCAATATGGAGACGTAAAAATAAGATTTGAAAGATGTGAATCTGATTTTGAATTTACAGAAGAAATATTTGGTGGTTCTGTACCAAAACAATATATACCAGCAGTTGAAAAAGGTTTAAAAGACTCTATGCAAAAAGGTATATTAGCAGGATATCCTGTTACAAACATAAAAGCTACGCTTTATGATGGTTCATACCATGATGTAGACTCTTCTGAAATGGCCTTTAAGATGGCAGCAAGTGCAGCCTTTAAAAAAGGTATGGAAGAAGCACACCCAATACTACTAGAACCTATAATGAAACTTAAGATAACTGTTCCAGAAGAATATATGGGAGATGTCATGGGTGATATAAATAAGAGAAGAGGAAAAATATTTGGAATGGAACCAGATGACAAAGGGAAACAAATAATATTTGCAGAAGCTCCACAAGCAGAGACATTTAAATATGCAATAGATTTAAGAGCAATGACACAAGGTAGAGGATACTTTGAAATGGAATTAGAGAGATATGGAGAGGTTCCATCACAGTTTGCAGAAAAAATAATTGGGTTAGCTACTGCAAAGTAA
- a CDS encoding CtsR family transcriptional regulator: MATMTDIIEKFIKDLMEEDNSIQIQRNELANLFSCAPSQINYVLTTRFTIDRGYYIESKKGGGGYVQIEKIRKSKDGHIRELLNEKIGSQISYKKAKELLEGLKESDLINERELKLILYAIDDKSLCMPIYELKEKVRSNILKNIIIGLFSIEE; the protein is encoded by the coding sequence ATGGCAACTATGACAGATATAATTGAAAAATTTATTAAAGATTTGATGGAAGAAGATAATAGCATACAAATTCAAAGAAATGAACTAGCAAACTTGTTTAGTTGTGCACCATCACAAATAAATTATGTCTTAACAACAAGATTTACAATAGATAGAGGATATTACATTGAAAGTAAAAAAGGTGGCGGAGGATATGTTCAAATAGAAAAAATACGAAAAAGTAAAGATGGGCATATTAGAGAACTACTAAATGAAAAAATAGGAAGTCAGATATCCTATAAAAAAGCAAAAGAATTATTAGAAGGTTTAAAAGAGTCGGATTTGATTAACGAAAGAGAATTAAAATTAATATTATATGCAATAGATGATAAATCATTGTGTATGCCAATATATGAATTAAAAGAGAAGGTAAGATCTAATATTTTAAAGAATATAATAATAGGATTATTTAGTATAGAGGAGTGA
- a CDS encoding UvrB/UvrC motif-containing protein: MLCQKCNKNKASVYYNKIVNGEKTEMYLCSECAKENTEMNFNLDMPFSMMDIFSNLGFQPKKELEEKLVCPKCNTTYSEFKNNGRFGCSECYNAFSSQVNPMLQNIHGHIEHTGKAPKKSFYKISVENEIKELKEDLDRAIKNEEYELAAQFRDKIKYLKGSID, encoded by the coding sequence ATGCTATGTCAAAAATGCAATAAGAATAAAGCATCTGTATATTATAATAAGATAGTCAATGGAGAAAAAACAGAGATGTATTTATGTAGTGAGTGTGCAAAAGAGAATACAGAAATGAATTTTAACTTAGATATGCCTTTTTCAATGATGGATATATTTTCTAATTTAGGTTTTCAACCTAAAAAAGAACTTGAGGAAAAGCTAGTTTGTCCTAAATGCAATACAACATATAGTGAGTTTAAGAATAATGGGAGATTTGGATGTAGTGAATGTTATAATGCATTTAGTAGTCAAGTAAATCCAATGCTTCAAAATATACATGGGCATATAGAACATACAGGAAAAGCACCTAAAAAATCTTTTTATAAGATAAGTGTAGAAAATGAGATTAAAGAACTAAAAGAAGATTTAGATAGAGCTATAAAAAATGAAGAGTATGAATTAGCAGCTCAATTTAGAGATAAAATTAAATATTTAAAAGGTTCTATTGACTAA